In one Syntrophorhabdaceae bacterium genomic region, the following are encoded:
- a CDS encoding glycosyltransferase family 2 protein, with protein sequence MERKLLLSIIIPAYNEVDFIGDVIRRVQETPYEKEIIIVDDGSVDGTRDILKNLKEPNITVVLQEVNQGKGAALRAGFARAKGDIVIIQDADLEYDPRDYPKLLEPILEGKADVVYGSRFLGGPHRVLYFWHYIGNMAVTLLSNMFTNLNLTDMETGYKVFKREVLKDITIESNRFGFEPEITAKIAKGRFKVYEIPISYYGRSYEEGKKITWRDGIKAFFTILKYNMFR encoded by the coding sequence ATGGAACGCAAACTCCTCTTATCCATAATCATACCTGCTTATAACGAGGTCGACTTCATTGGGGACGTGATCAGAAGGGTGCAGGAGACCCCATATGAGAAGGAGATCATCATTGTCGATGACGGGTCTGTTGACGGCACCAGGGATATCCTCAAAAATTTGAAAGAACCCAACATCACGGTTGTCCTGCAGGAGGTGAACCAGGGCAAGGGCGCCGCCCTGCGGGCCGGTTTCGCGCGTGCGAAGGGCGATATTGTCATCATACAGGACGCGGACCTCGAGTACGACCCCCGTGACTACCCGAAACTGCTTGAGCCCATCCTTGAAGGAAAGGCCGATGTCGTCTACGGGTCGAGATTTCTCGGTGGGCCTCACAGGGTGCTCTATTTCTGGCACTATATAGGGAACATGGCAGTGACGCTGCTGTCCAATATGTTTACCAATCTGAACCTTACCGATATGGAGACCGGGTACAAGGTCTTTAAAAGAGAGGTCCTGAAGGACATTACGATAGAGTCGAACAGGTTCGGGTTTGAGCCGGAGATCACCGCGAAGATAGCGAAAGGACGTTTCAAGGTCTACGAGATCCCCATCTCCTATTACGGCAGGAGCTATGAAGAAGGGAAAAAGATCACCTGGCGCGACGGGATCAAGGCATTTTTCACGATACTGAAGTATAACATGT